A window of Cystobacter fuscus DSM 2262 genomic DNA:
CCTTGAGCCGCTCCGCGCCCTCCGGGCTCGTCAGGTTGCGGCCCTGCATCTCGTAGGCGGCGATGCCGCTGAAGCCGCGCAGCTGCGCCGTCCAGTCCTGGTAGTTGGGCCACGACACCGAGCCCCTCCAGTCGGGATCCCTCGCCGGCTGGGTCTCGTAGAGCCGCACGAGCCGCTCGGGATCGCGGTAGGGCAGCGGGCGCAGGAGCACCGAGTCCACCACGCTGAAGATGGCCGCGTTGGCGCCAATGCCGAAGGCCAGGCACAACACCGCCACGGCCGTGAAGCCTGGGCTCTTGCGGAGCATGCGCGCGGCGAAGCGCAGATCGCGCGCGACGTCCTCCCACCATTTGCTCAAACGCACCCGTCGCACCTCGTCCCGCTGGACTCTAGCAAATCCCCGGGTCCCCCCCACCAGGCGGCTGGCGCCTGCTTCACCCGCGCGCCAGTGGCAGCTCCGCGGCGAGTCCTTCCAGCAGCACGTTCTGGAAGTGGGCCTGGCGGCAGGCCGCGCTGAAGTAATGCGAGAAGGAGGCGAAGGTGAGCACCGGGCCATCGACGAACAGCAGGCTCTCACCCGAGAACGCGCCAAACGTCTCCTGGAGCGCGGGAACCAGCTCGCGCAGCCGTCCCTTCAACTCCTCGGGCAGCGCCTGGCCCGGGGCCAGCAATTGCGCGTCCCACGCCTTGCCGAAGAAGTACAGCAGCAGCGGCGTGCCCTCGGGCCTGTTCACCACGAACGAGTCCCAATGCACCGCGGGAGGCGCGTCCGACACCTTCCACGAGTAGAAGTCGAAGGGGCTCTTCCAGATCGGCCGCGTGAAGGGGGCGGAGTCGATGGGCTCGGGCCCATAGCCGTACTTGTACTCGGGCGTGCGCAGCCCGGGGACCTTCTTCCCGATGAGCTTCCACTGGCTGACCAGCGGCACCAGGTGGCCCACCGGCGAGCACACGCCCGGGGCGCCGATGACCTTCTTGTACCCGCGCAGCACGTGGTCGAGCGCGCTGGTGACGAGCCCCCGGGCGAGCAGCGAGTTCTCCCCCCCCAGGGCCTTCAGGGTTTGATCCGAGATCTCCACCACCCGGTTGAGGATGATGGGCTGGGCGGACGCGGAGCCCCCGGCGGTGGGCTGCTGGTGGTGGAACAGCCCGTCCTCGTCGCTGAACGTGGCGCCGCTGGCGCGCAGGAAGTCACTGACCTTCGAGCGCGAGATGCGCCAGGGCAGGCTCGGGCTCGCCTCCAGTGAACGGGAAATCTGCTCTTCGACGGCATCGTCCGAGATGACAAGAATCTCCACAAAGGCTCCAGCAGGCTGGCGGGAACGTGCCCGCGCGGTGGCTCCTGGCCAGCTCCCGGTCTTCCCGGGCGCTTAGCGCATCGTCCCCGGAGGGGGCGGCGGGGCGGGGGGCTCGGGGGTGGGGGGCAGGTTGAGCCCGGGGAAGTCCGAGGGGCCGGCCCGGAAGGTGACGACCTGGCCGTTGCGCAGCACCTCGAAGTTGAACACCGAGCCGGCGCTCTCCCGCCAGACGAACAGGGCATCCGAGGGCCTGCTGATGACGCGGCCATCGATGCGCCTCACCACATCCCCTACCTGGAATGGCCAGAACCCCGTCGGCGTCGACTGGGTGGCGACCACGCCTTGCGTCTTGGACTCGAGCACCAGCGAGGCCGTTCCCGCCTGGATCTGGGCCCGGTCCGTCTGCGCGGTCAGTCGGGTGCTCACCTGTTTGCCTCCTGGGGACTCACTGGACGGCTTGGATGGGTCGCCCGGAGCGAACGCGAGCATGAAAAAACCCACGAACAGCGCGGAGGTCGTCGTCACGGGGTTGCTCCCTTCTGGACGGGCGGTTGGTATTGCGCGCCACCCGCCGGAGCCACGGCCACGTTCTCCGGGCGGGACTCGGACGGGGGCGAGAACTTCCGGCGGATGATCTGCTGCATCTGATCCATCGCATGCAGCGTGCGTGGATCCACGTTCGAGAAAGGTTTCACGTAGTCGCTCAGCTTGCCCGGCATCAGGAAGCCCGAGGCGTAGCGATTGCGCCGCTTCAGGGCCAGGCGCTGCTGCTCGGCGGAGAGCTCTCCGCGCTCCATGCGCTTGAGCGTGTAGTGGAGGATGGCGAAATAGACGAACACCGCGTGCAGGAAGGGAAGCACCCGGATGGGGCGCATCGACCAGGGCGACACGGGGCGCGCGTCGCCGTCCGACTCGCCTCCGACGATTTGGAACGGATGCTCCAGGTACTCATACGTCGACAGCAGGTTGTGCACGGACTCGTGGATCAAATCATCCATCAACTGCTCGTGCGAGTACTCCGGCTTGTGCACGTTGAGCAGGCGGATCGCGCCAATCTCATCGGAGACCTGCTCGGAGGCGGGCAGGGCGCCCTCGCGCTTGCGCACGCACGCCACGCGCGTGTAGTTGCGGATGATGCGCGCGAAGATGGGCGCGGTGGCCTCGATCTCGGCGAAGGCCGCGGAAAGCTTGCTCAGGACCTGGGCCTTCTCCTCCTCGGTGAAGGGCACGAAGTCGCCAAAGAACACGGGGCTCGTCATGTCCGAGCGCCGGCAGAAGGGGCTCGACAGATCCACCGTCACCGAACCACCCAGCAGCGGCGCCGCATAGGTGTTGCCCTCGACTCCCCCGGCGTGGACCGCCTTGGCGAACAGGGGATTCCAACGCTCTCGCGCCTGGCCCCGGGCGGACGCCTCGAGGGCGCTCTCACCCACGCACAGCTCGATCAGGCCCCGGAGATCCGGCGTCTTGCCCGAGCGCTGCTGACGGAACATCTCCGAGAAGACCGCCGGCGACAGGAAGAAGGCATACCGCTCCCGCGCGCTCAGCGCCTCGTAGGCGGCGCTCGCCTCCCGCGCCATCTCCGCCGAGGAGAGCCGCGTCAACCACAGGAGATCCTCGAACTGGAACTTGAGCTTCTGGACGAAGTGCTCGACCTGATTGTCAATGAGGGGTGGGCAGGAACCACCAGCGGTCAATGAATAGATGATCTGCAACATCAGGAAGGCACCCCACGGCTGGAGTGAAAAAAAAAGGCCTCGGGCCGTTGGACCCGGGGCCTTTCCCTACAGCAGAATCAGACCGCGAAGCCGCTGTCGCTGGGGGCGAACTGGATGCCCGCGCTGTCGCGCTGCGAGCGGGTCTGCTGCTGCTGCTGCTGCTGCTGCTGGCTGGAGGCCGCGAGCAGGTCGTTGTAGCCCTCGATCTCCAACGCCAACGAGACTTCGGACTGCTCGGCGCTCAGGGTCAGGGTCTTGTCGCTGTCGACGGACGCGTCGATGGCGAGGGGACCAGCGGCAACAGCGAGCGAGGCGATGGCAGCGGCGCAGTTGAGCTTCTTCATGAGGCACTCCCTTGTCGTTGGTAGAGGGCGCTACGAAACCGCCTGGCGCGTCTGCTGTTCAGGGGGCTGAGTCACAGCCGCGCAAACGGTGAGGAAAGTTATAGAAACAAAACTACTGCCAGTCAACAGCACTTGGTAATTCGCGTCATGATTGTCAAATCAACCGGAACGGGACTCGGGGACTATCCGGTCCGCGGGCCCTCCGGCTCCTGGACGCCCCTCGCGGACACCTGTGGTTTCCCCGGGTGAAGCCTCCTACCCGTCCCTCCACTGTTTCGAGAGTTCATCGTTTTGAGGAAGAATCTGGGAGGCGTCTGATCTGCCGCGGGAGATGGCGATGACGAGCGGAGCGGGGCAAACGCGGGCGCGCGACGAGCAGCCGCGAGAGGAGCCGGCGAAGGAGCTGTTGCGGCTCGAGGGCCTCACCAAGGTCTTCGAGACGGACGAGATGGAGACGCACGCGCTCTCGGAGGTGAACCTCTCGGTGGGCCAGGGCGAGTGGGTGTCCATCGTGGGGCCCTCGGGCTCGGGCAAGTCGAGCCTGCTGGCGGTACTGGGGTTGTTGGACACGGTCTCCCGGGGGCGCTACCTGCTGGATGGGCAGCCGGTGTTGGAGCTGTCCCCGGCGCAGCGGGCGCTGGTGCGCAACCAGCACATCGGCTTCATCTTCCAGAGCTTCAACCTGATTGGCGACCTGTCCGTCTACGAGAACGTGGAGCTGCCGCTGACCTATCGCGACATGGCGGCGGACGAGCGCCATGCCCGGGTGGAGCGGGCCCTGGAGCGCGTGGGCATGAGCCACCGGGCGCGGCACATGCCCGGGCAGATCTCCGGCGGCCAGCAGCAGCGCGTGGCCGTGGCGCGCGCCGTGGCGGGCGAGCCCCTCCTGCTCCTGGCGGACGAGCCCACCGGCAACCTCGACTCGAAGAATGGAGCGCAGGTGATGCAACTGCTCACCGAGCTGCACCAGGGCGGCGCCACCCTGATCATGGTGACCCATGATCCGAATCAGGCGCGGCTCGGGACGCGTCAGGTGAGCCTCTTCGATGGCCGCATCGTCCAGGACGAGCGCCTGCGCTGAGCGGCCTCGAAGAGCGGGGGGCCCCGAAGGGAGGGGGCCCCGTGACGCCTCAGTTCTTGCCGCCCGGCAGCTTGCGGTACACGCCCACCACCTGGCCGAGGATCATCGTGGAGCGGAAGTCCGCCCGGTTCACGTAGATGGGCTGCATGGTGGCGTTGGCCGGCTGGAAGCGGATGCGATCGCCCTCGGGGTAGTAGCGCTTGACCGTGGCCTCGTCCTCGATGAGCGCCACCACGATGTCGCCGGGCTGCGCCTGCGCCGCCTTGCGCACGAAGAGGTAGTCCCCGTCGAAGATGCCGTCGTCGATCATCGACTGGCCCTTGACCCGGAGCGCGAACACCTCGCGCCCGTTGCCCCCCAACAGGAAGCTGTCGATGCGGACCGAGTCCTCCGCGTTCTCCTGGGCGAGCAGGGGAGCGCCGGCCGCCACCTTGCCGAGCAGGGGGACTTCCACCATCCCCGACTCCTTCTTCACTCCCAGTCCCAGCAGCAGGCGCGCCCGCTTGGTGGGCACCAGCGAGCGGCTCTGCTGCTCGCCCCGGTTGAGGTAGCCCTTGCGCTCGAGCGCCTTGAGGTGATCGTTCACCCCGTTGGTCGAGCGGATGTCCATCTCCTCGCCGATCTCCCGGATGGTCGGCGGGAAGCCCCGCGACTCGGTCTCCTTCACGATGAAGGCGAGGATTTCCCGTTGACGTTCGGTCAGCTCTTCCATGATGCCCGGCTCCCTCGGCTGGTGGGCAACCCACCTGCGAAACAGGCTTTCAGTTCCCGCATGCTCCCTGAACATACGTATAGAGTCAATGCGTTCAAGGGTGCTCCGGCCCCCCGAGGACGGATGCTGAGGGGGCACCCCGGCTGGGCGTAGACTTGGCCAACCGTGTCCGACACCCGACATACCCTGCTGTTGGTCGATGACGAGCCGGATGTCATCGATCTCCTCCAGCGCATGTTCCACAAGCGCTACCAGGTGCTCTCGGCCTCCTCGGGCCGCGAGGCCCTGGAGCTGCTGCGGCGCCACCCCGTGGACGTGCTCATCACCGACCAGCGCATGCCGGAGATGACGGGCATCGAGCTGGTGACGGCCGCGCGCGCCGAGGGCCTCGACGTCACGGCGCTGCTGCTCACCGGCTACACCAACCCCGAGGACATCATCGCGGCCATCAACCGGGGGCAGGTCTACCGCTACATCACCAAGCCGTGGGACCTGAACGACCTCGTCTTCACCGTGAAGAACGCGGTGGACTACACCCAGCTGCGGCGCGACAAGGAGCGGCTCTTGCGCCAGCTGCACCAGCGGGTGGAGGCGCTGGACGTGCTCTACGAGGTGAGCCGCGCGAGCGCCGGGGAGCCGCTCGACTACGACGCCATCATCGATCGGGTGCTCGTGGCGGTGTCGCGCGTGCTGCCGTACGACTGTGGGGCGGCCCTCATCGCGGTGGGGTGGGATCGCACGGCCACCCTGCGCCTGCGCTGCCAGGGGCTGGCCGTGGGCGAGCAGGCGCTGATCGGCGTCAAGGAGTCCATGCTGGGCGCCTGGAGCACGCGCTCGGGGCTGATGTTGTCCGAGGACCGCGTCATCTCCCACGTCGAGGGCTCCACGTCCCCGGACACCGCCGCCCCCATCGTCTGGGGCAGCCAGCTCACCGTGGCCCTCACCGCCGAGGGCCGTCCGGTGGGGCTCCTGTCGCTCTTCTCCGAGCGCGCGAACGCCTACTCCGAGGAGGATGGCGCGCTGCTCGACACCCTGGCCAACCAGACGGCCGCCGCCATCCAGTCCCTGCGCGCCTCCGAGGAGGCGTCGCGCCAGCGCATGGAGCGCATGGTGCAGTCCATGGCCGATGGCGTGCTGCTCACCGACGAGAAGAACGAGGTGGTGGTGCTCAACCCCGCCGCGCGCCGCCTGCTGCGGCTGGAGGACGGCGCCCTCCAGGACGCCGGACCGCGGCTGCGCGAGCGGCTCGGGTTCGATCCCTTCGAGCTGGTGCACGGCTGGGAGGCGGGCAGCACCCAGGTGCTGCGCGAGGAGCTCACGCTGGATGCGCGCACCATCCACACCACGGTGACCCCGGTGCACGACGGGCGGGGCGCGCTGCGCGGCGTGTGCGTGGTGCTGCGCGACGTCACCGAGCAAAAGCAGCTCGAGGAGCGCAAGGACGAGTTCGTCCACATGGTGAGCCACGAGCTGCGCACGCCCCTCACCTCCATCTCCGGCTCGTTGGACCTGGTGCTCAACTTCCTCACCACGGACATGAACGAGAAGCAGCGGCGCTACCTCATGCTCGCGCGCGACTCGACGGAGAAGCTCAACGCCATCGTGGATGACCTGCTGGACCTGGCCAAGTTCGCCAAGGGCCGGCTGCGGATGAACTTCGAGTGGACGTACGTGGACGAGCTGGTGCGCCGCGCGGTGGAGAAGTACGGCCCGGCGTTCCAGGCGCGCGGCGTGACGATGACCACCGCCCTGCCGCAACATGGCCAGCGCGCCCAGGTGGATCCCAACCGCATCACCCAGGTGCTCAACAACCTGCTCACCAACGCCGCCAAGTTCACCCCCGAGGGCGGCCAGATGCGGCTGGCGCTCAAGAGCACCTCGGCGGTGCCCGGCTACTTCGCCCTGTCGTGCTGGAACAGCGGCGAGCCCATCGCCGAGGAGAACCTGGAGCGCATCTTCGACCGCTTCGAGCAGGCGCGCACCCAGGCCAACCGCACCGTGCGCGGCACGGGGCTGGGGCTGGCCATCTGCCGCAACATCGTGCAGTCGCACGGCGGCCACATCTGGAGCGAGCCGTGCGCGGATGGGGTGCGCTTCATCGCGGTGTTCCCCCTGGAGCCCGGCTCCGAGCCGCCCCGGCCCGAGGAGCTGGACTCCCCGCGCAAGCAGGACGCCGCGCCGCGCGGCCACCTGGTGCTCGTGGAGTCCGATCGGAACATCGCCTTCATCACCAAGGCGCTGCTGCGCGCGCGCGGCTACGCGGTGCGCATCGTGCCCAACGCCGAGGAGGCCCTGTCACTCGCGCGCACCCGGCCGCCGGACGCGATGCTCGTGGATGCCCGGCTGCCCGTCATCGATGGGCTGCGGCTCACGGAGCTGCTCCGGCAGGATCCGCGCACGCGCCTGCTGCCCGTGCTCGTCCTGTCCGCCTTCGACGAGCGCCCGCGCGCCTTCCGGGCCGGGGCGGATGCCTTCCTGTCCATGCCCCTGAGCGCCGAGAGCCTTTTGGCCACCACGGACTCGCTCGTGCGCGGACGCGCCGGCAAGTCCCAGGGGCGCGTGCTCCTCGCGGACGCCGACGAGAAGATGGCCTCGCTCTGCCACGAGGCGCTCGGCGGCCTCGGCTACGAGGTGCGCGTGGCCACCTCCCTGGCGCTCGCCCACCGCGCCCTGGGCGAGCACCGCCCGGACGTGCTGCTGCTCAACGCGCAACTGCCCGACGGCGATGGCTACCACTTCCTCGAGGAGATCAAGGCCGAGCGCGCCAGCGGCTCCATCTCCGTGCTCTTCCTCGCCCCCTCGGCCGACACGTCCATCAAGGTGCGCGCCCTGAAGCGCGGCGCCGATGACGTGCTCGCCAGGCCCTTCGACGCGTTGACGCTCGGCTCGCGCGTGGAGGCGGTGCTGCGCCGCAAGCAGCGCGAGCGCGGCGCTTCGCCCACCACGCAACTGCCCGGCCCGGGCGCCATCGAGCGGGAGATCCAACGCCGCTGCGCCGAGCGCACCCCGTTCGCCTACTGCTACCTGGACCTGGACAACCTCAAGGCCTACCAGGACTACTACGGCCTGGCGAAGGCCGATGGCGTCATCCGCCAGACGGGAGATCTCCTGCGCGAGGTGCTCGCCCGCGAGGGGCTGCCCGGCGACTTCCTCGGGCACATGACGGGAGATGACTTCGTCTTCGTCACCTCCGCCGAGAGCGTGGACCGGGTGTGCCAGCGCGCGCTCGAGGTCTTCGATCGGCTCATCCCGCTCTACTACGACAAGCAGGACCGGGAGCGCGGCTACATCGAGACACAGGGGCGCTATGGGGACACGCGCCGCTGTCCCATCATGAGCGTGTCGGTGGTGGCGGTGCTCGGCGACAGCGTGCCCGGCCAGGCGCTCACGGAGCTGGCGCGGCGGGCCTCGGACCTGAAGAAGCGCGCCAAGTCCATTCCGGGCTCGGTCTACCTGCGCAGTGATCGCGAACAGGCCTTCGTGCGGACGAGCGTGGGATGAGACTCTACCAGCAACTCGTCCTCTTCATGCTGGCCGCCTCGGTGCTGCCCCTGGCGGCCGTGGGCTTCTCGCTGCTGTCGGAAGCCGAGTCGGAGCTGACTCGCCGCATCGTCTCCGAGCAGGGCCTCATCGCCGAGACCACCGCCGAGGCGCTCTCCGGGGAGCTGATGAAGACGGCGGAGGCGCTCGGGCGCTCGGCGGGACTCATCGACTGGGAGCACATCACCCCCGCGGAGTTCGAGGGCGGGCTGAAGTTGCTCTACGGGCAGTCCTACGCGGTGAGCGCGGTGCTGGCGGTCGACGCGGAGGGCAAGCCCCGGGGGGCGCCGCTCTACCAGGCGGAGGGAGAGAACGACCATCCACGGTTCGAGCCCACCGCGGCGCTGGCGCTCGCCCAGGCCGTGCCGGTGCGCTCGCTGCGCCAGGCGGAGCGGGGCCAGGTCTTCCTGGGCGGTGTCTACGCGCACCAGCCCTCCGGCCAGACGGCGATGGCCATGGCGGTGAAGCTCGCCGATGGCGAGAACTCCTCCTTCGCGCTCGCCGAGGTCGTCTTCTCCGAGCTGGAGTCGCTCCTGGCGCGGCGCGCGCGGCCCGAGCTCGGACGGCTCGAGCTGGTGAAGGTGTCGGCCGGAAGCATCCTGCTCAGCACCCAGGCCGGACGCCGCTTGCAGTCATTGGAGTCGGCGTTGGCCTCGCCCCTGGCGGCCGCGAGCGGCACGGAGGGGCGGAGCTTCCGGGTGGAGCCGCTCGCCCTGAGGGTGAGCACCGCGCGGGTGCCCCAGGTGCCCGACTTCGCGGTGGTGGTGTCCCTGGACGAGGCGTCCGCGCTGGCCCCGGTGCGCGCCATGCGCCGCACGGTGCTGCTGTTCATCCTGGGAGCTTTCGTGGTGCTGCTTGGCGTGGGGGCGCTCTTCACCCGCCGGCTCAACCGCCGGCTGGCCCGCGTGGTGTCCGGCGCCGAGGCGTTCAGCCGGGGCGAGCTGCACCAGCGTGTCCAGGTGGATGGCGATGACGAGCTGAGCGACCTGGCTTCCACCTTCAATGCCATGGGCGGCGAGCTGGAGCGGGCCCAGGAGCGGATGCTGCGCTGGAACGACGAGCTCAAGGTCCGCGTGGACGAGGCCACCGCGGAGCTGAAGACCGCGCAGAGCCAATTGCTCGAGGCCCAGAAGCTCGCGGCGGTGGGTCAGCTCGGCGCCGGCGTGGCACACGAGATCAACAACCCCCTGGCCGGCATCCTCGGCAACACGCAGCTTCTGATGCTCGAGCGCGGCGAGAAGGATCCGGACTTCGAGACGTTGCGGAAGATCGAGCTGAGCGCCAAGCGGTGCAAGGACATCACCCAGAACCTGCTGCGCTTCTCCCAGCAACGCGCGCGGCCCGAGCTGCGCCCGGTGGACCTGGGGGGCGTGCTGCGCGACGCGCTCTCGCTCACGGAGAACCAGATTCAGGCGGAGGGCATCCAGCTCGCCATGGAGCTGGCGAGCCCGCCCGTGCGGGTGCGGGCGGATCCGGGGCACCTGTCGCAGGTGGTGCTGGCGCTGGTGTCCAACGCGCGCACCGCGATGATGAAGTCCGAGCAGCGCCGGCTCACGCTGCGCACCGGGGAGCGCGACGGGCAGGGCTTCTTCGAGGTGGAGGACACGGGCAAGGGCATTGCGCCCGAGCACCGCTCGCGCGTCTTCGAGCCCTTCTTCACCACCAAGGACGTGTGGAGCAACGTGGGCCTGGGGCTGTCCGTCGCCTGGCGGGTGGTGAGCGAGGCGGGGGGCACCATCGAGCTGCGCACGGAAGTGGGGCAGGGCACCTGCTTCACCGTGTGGCTGCCCAAGGCGTGAGGCGCGCCTCATGATGATCTGATTGGCCTCCAGCCTCTTCCGCTGTGCCGTCCGGCTGTGTCCACGCATGACCTGAGAAGTCAGGTCGTGCTGGCTCACTCATCCATCCACATTTCGCCGGGGTTGGCGCACAACGCCCGAAAAGGCGCTTGTGCCGCTCTGGCGAGTCGGGTCGGAGTCATGACCTGCGCGGTTGGATTGGGCTTTCCTTTGTCCATGGGCCGTGTTACCCGTCTGGGCACCTCCTGGACGAAACCCATGGAGTATTGCTTGGAGCCACGCATGTCCCAGCCGTCGGATTCTGGCGGGTCCCCGTCTCAACTCACTTTCGAGTCGGGCGGCTACCTCTACTCCATTCAGCGGCCCCTGGTGTCGCACCCCGACTACGACACCCTGCTGCTCTCCTCGCGCCAACTCGCCAAGGGGGGCCCCTTCAAGCTGGTTGTCCTCAAGCCCGTTCTCCTGGAGCACGGGCGTGAGGCCCGCACGCGAGCCATGGAGGAAGTGCGGCTCTCCAAGTCCCTGCGCCACCGCAACATCGCCCCCGTGCTCGGCTCCGCGGTGCACCACGAGGTGGCCTACGTCGTCATGGACATGGGGCATGGCCGCTTCCTGCTCTCCCTCATGGACGCCGCCGTGTCCGTCAACCGGAAGCTCACGCACGACTTCGCGGCCTATGTCGCCGCCGAGGTGGCGGACGCGCTCGACTGCGCGCACCGCGCCGTGGACGAAGAGGGCCGTCCCCTCCACCTCGTGCACCGGGCCGTGGGGCCCATGCGCATCCGCGTGGGCGACGACGGACGCATCCAGCTCACCAACTTTGGCGCCGCCTACTCGGAGCTGCTCGGCCGCATCCGCACGCCCCCGGACCTGCTCCGGGGAGACCCGGCCTACATCGCCCCGGAAATCCTCCTCGGCTTCTGCAAGCCCGAGGCGAGCCAGACGGATCCGCTCACCCCCAGGAAGCTGGACGGACGGGCCGACGTCTTCTCCCTGGGGCTCGTCCTGCTCGAAATGCTGCTGGCCCGCTACCCGTTGGATCCACCTGACACCCTCTGGCTGGACGTGGAGAGGCGCTTTCCGCCCGAGGTGCGCGGGGAGCGCTCCTCGCTCCTTCCCCTGGAGACACTCGCCAACCGCGTGCTGCACTTCGGCCCGGAGGAGGTACAGCGTGCCGCCGAGGAGCTGCCCGCGCCGTTGCAGCGGATTCTCTCCAAGGCGCTGCGCCCCCATCCGGACGAGCGTTACCAGACGGCGGGGCAGATGCGCGACGAGCTGCGCGCCTTCCTCGGCCGCCCGGAACAGCGGAAACCTTTCGGCGCGAAGGAGGCGAAGGCGGAGGCGAATGCCCTGTTCCATCAAGCCTCGGACCTGGAGCGGTTGGGGGCCTACCCCATTGTCGAGCGGGGCGTCCTCCCATTGCCTCCGGACATGACGCTCGAAGGCTCCGACGAGTTCGACGATTGAGGCGCACCATGACCCAACTCCCCAAGACACCGGCCGCGCTCGCCCGTCACCTGGGAAGGGTGGCTCGCGAGGCGCGTCACAAAGCCGCGCTGACCCAGGCGGAAGCCGCCGAGCGGATTGGCCTGGCGACGGATGTGTACGGACGCCTGGAGCGCGGCAAGATGCTCCCGAGCCTTCCCACCCTGCTGCGGCTGTGCCGGGCCCTGGCCCTGGACGCCAACCCCCTGCTGGGATTTTCCTCGTCGCGGCCGCCCGCATGGCTCACGCTGGACGCTCCCGCCGTGGACGAGCCCCCCGCGATGCGCCGCCTGCTGCGCACGCTCCGCCAGTTGAAGCCGCGCCAGCTCGCCGCCCTGAGTCGCGCGGCCAGCGCGATGCTGCCTGCCCCAGCCGCATCGGCCCCACGCGAGGCCAGGCAGCGCGCGCACTGACATGGAATACGAAAGGCTCTCGAAGTCCCTCGGGGAGGTGGCCCGCCTCGCCCGCGAGCGGCTGGGGCTCACCCAGGCCCAGGTGGCGCGGCAGACAGGCCTCGCCCCCAACGTCTACGGCCGCATCGAGCGCGGCCACATGATGCCCGCCGTCCCCACGCTGCGCCGCCTCGCCATGGTGCTCGGCCTCTCCGCCGACGTGCTGCTCGCGCTCACCCCCGCGCAGGTGGCGCCCGCGGTGGATGCACCCACCCCCGAGGGCAACCTGCCCCCGGAGCTGCGGCGGACGGTGCGCATGTTGCGCGGCTGGCCCGCCGGCCGGGTGAAGCTCCTCAACCGCATTCTCCGCTCCATCGAAAACGCCCCCGAGGAGGAGTGAGGGCGCCGCGTGTGGGGTTGATGGCCCGTGCTAATTAGCTTCCGCGTCCTGGAGGTTGTCTCCACCCATGCGAGTCCCGCCCTTCACTCCCCCGAAAAAAGGCGACAGGGTGGGGGAGTACCGCGTCGTCGAAGTGCTGGG
This region includes:
- a CDS encoding protein kinase domain-containing protein, which codes for MSQPSDSGGSPSQLTFESGGYLYSIQRPLVSHPDYDTLLLSSRQLAKGGPFKLVVLKPVLLEHGREARTRAMEEVRLSKSLRHRNIAPVLGSAVHHEVAYVVMDMGHGRFLLSLMDAAVSVNRKLTHDFAAYVAAEVADALDCAHRAVDEEGRPLHLVHRAVGPMRIRVGDDGRIQLTNFGAAYSELLGRIRTPPDLLRGDPAYIAPEILLGFCKPEASQTDPLTPRKLDGRADVFSLGLVLLEMLLARYPLDPPDTLWLDVERRFPPEVRGERSSLLPLETLANRVLHFGPEEVQRAAEELPAPLQRILSKALRPHPDERYQTAGQMRDELRAFLGRPEQRKPFGAKEAKAEANALFHQASDLERLGAYPIVERGVLPLPPDMTLEGSDEFDD
- a CDS encoding helix-turn-helix transcriptional regulator encodes the protein MTQLPKTPAALARHLGRVAREARHKAALTQAEAAERIGLATDVYGRLERGKMLPSLPTLLRLCRALALDANPLLGFSSSRPPAWLTLDAPAVDEPPAMRRLLRTLRQLKPRQLAALSRAASAMLPAPAASAPREARQRAH
- a CDS encoding helix-turn-helix domain-containing protein; this encodes MEYERLSKSLGEVARLARERLGLTQAQVARQTGLAPNVYGRIERGHMMPAVPTLRRLAMVLGLSADVLLALTPAQVAPAVDAPTPEGNLPPELRRTVRMLRGWPAGRVKLLNRILRSIENAPEEE